The proteins below are encoded in one region of Neodiprion virginianus isolate iyNeoVirg1 chromosome 7, iyNeoVirg1.1, whole genome shotgun sequence:
- the LOC124308390 gene encoding proto-oncogene tyrosine-protein kinase ROS isoform X5, translating to MVGLRIWVLIRLWALIPGVVGLLPEDFDVGSPTSFEQDCIAWCRDLDVNQSRTDEVNSEVGCGANCRLDKCTIGCAAWELALETNCQAVCNVTQELLPPKQLYCVLGCQDAVNRYFQQLKEEIGTPPAPALVADSLTATSLRLEWKGIDLAKRGAKLSYVVQWMYEELAESWQYCRNESWEKDNQILVKNLQPYTKYRFRVAVILKSTQHSRESIASAPSVPILTKPEGFPLSPPVIVRAAAVDCCRVSVSWEPGPFPNGPLLSYVLRLQGGNYSTLKDISAVENVTDHYMFQNLTPHQNYSVSITMRNSEGEGPPAVIYISTTPEPAVTDMQLPILILGGEHQVKKQVADLLENPVLIYETANKICGVAIHVASGQVFVSDSGGYVYRTSVDERTDPVVVLSPDQVNFKPLSLSVDWLNLHLYVLGEVKHATTVWQIARCNLDGRGLTVAVAAFLSKPSHIEVDPYNGYLFWVSKDGLSRLDLADISNGVKHETQPDLILEDSHLEAFMVDHRNFRLLIPHPMQNTVLSVTLDGREVSNLRANTQQPQFQNVVSLAMANGLFYWANGRDILTEDYHPGQNRYFHNSYPYKSCYSVNVLMDASQPAPVPVNPPTGVQAVLGAEMAKVSWRAPYLLGGQGKGAWQNWSYELEIKDEITGKAVHQKGIRLLSHTVHRLRERTKYSIKAAAYTSAGRGPWSTEFRGRTLRDPKGEPYASILWSATEGLLKSDVTGENVETLIHRASWKDSEMQYHIVDVAWYKDLLYLVGNNSVLYCYNTTSHENNRMHINSVGSVAVDWISKKLYWANPNQQIITRANLDGTHQEPMSILAIVKELMIDSLEAYLYWSTGYAVEVSRLNGQDRRFYYSDEIFIGKQVMGLTLDTENKFVYWIVRSYESGSILYKAPTSERIPLNDKIIPEQVSALQYPNIQGPLCYFSEHLLWLQDDRNAVIGDLSGQNTAIINGITLSGLQMVAIMDHALHKYPKNLSANSIVVLPSAVSIDSIRVEGKWNNFNVSWNPVKNVNYGTVFYEVKFADYINTNTNSEITKETTIPYHNSEIFSPYAILEVTIKAFTYWGMSHNTRKILRSPQAKPSQPTNARGFVEFDKKPLSDETNISAVFRWDPPDHPNGLIQVYAIDCWYMLEGMNIDICNCLNVNSTMLEYRLYQLLPNTTYYFRVQAYTEVGGGWFTDIVNISTDYENPVPKILVATPEAVRISDLDRQINDTITRHVAIEVAYSAVENKVYGINEMQEMMLADIDSPNVTKILKLNNTASSLCVNWVTRTLFWTEADYGESVSRNIMRLDLTAWEAGYTIAEKIITTRNATLNLDISPLTGTLYWIELVQADRGVTMQSNLNGENVQYFFNQIDDCSCHYAPIVRPVMAVDNTDASTPVIYWVSMEGHLNIADMDGCTCNVVLGPGFNRGLPPTSLTVDKINLYWSNADKDSVYYVEKANPDDTRIKRLYLQSPRSLKAIGKSLQPYPVAECLVPRQVSDNVEVLKKFSNSIKIKLPEPVPHFACEKYNLPATLYTIYITECSAVDSTKCSNNREKMKLKTFKKEIEVENLKPFSRYMFQLSLSNYYSGLESSSPEPHQGVVIITEAGVPTRPENVEVQALTPTLAAVSWLPPKILNGAAVRYEIHWRPVQLVNGMRHNGEQSIKHTEQSSDGKLSATLQSLLPGQDYLICVRAYSTSSAIYNESLPQFLKMYPEPNNLTLTGTSVNSMNISWVPNKNLTIDYSLQYSIVGSDKWQTVVNPILRNDKVEFHIRKLQPKTFYRFKLTLRYPIYKLNVTWPSDARFTFQTSGDVPSAPGTPTITKVRGPVYQVNWEPAHARGSSITLYRLEGTILEDSDTMDKRRNETSEWRLYYNGTDTYWIIPDEMVQKYQFRVQAKNAYGLGTWSKASAVVDLSEAGSGIFVPPQHLGLILGLSVPLILGVMLLCFGFFLCLYRQRKEDKKAVIPPAAPDVELATLREIPRGNFMQSNTLYATATQDDPDDSSLPKIKREQITLAKFLGSGAFGEVFQGIAKDLDGPGITGVAIKTLRKGASAQEKTEFLREARLMSPFRHKHVLRLLGVCLDTDPPLLVLELMKAGDLLTYLRASRCLQPSDPCALRLQDLLAMCEDVARGCQYLEELHFVHRDLACRNCLVSARDRENRVVKIGDFGLARDIYKNDYYRKEGEGLLPVRWMAPESLVDGVFTSQSDVWAFGVLMWEITSLGQQPYPARTNLEVLYHVRAGGRLPKPLNCPTPLHQLMLRCWSTADARPSFKACLDHIITLRSRTEDAAISPAHAGHYLSKQGVSNMAYFADENQNHNHSGNSWKSTSSEGSRDMQPFLPDSCNTTALLASGEIPKYLELIADNDVPDVRDTPTGGYEVPRPVQCLDKNEVQKESKIPELSDSQNESSNLDSEQLEDVVNQKRESANNFDLTEPKRASISSTGEKFCILDSSRLANHVSKCIAVTNSPSSIDDSRKSEKISTEIRGSLTSLSGRSSSSHGSSTSLTPSRPSSSLLNSQNTLPLKKNGATKQNILSSDTNSGRNTISKLSRTHSILQNGKANIPLAINSALLNSLRQTPDAGEDGNEIATYTNINSDAVRVNG from the exons AGGAAATAGGCACTCCACCTGCTCCGGCACTAGTCGCCGACAGTCTAACAGCCACCTCCCTGAGGCTGGAATGGAAGGGCATCGACTTGGCGAAACGAGGTGCCAAATTATCCTACGTGGTACAATGGATGTACGAGGAGCTCGCGGAATCTTGGCAATACTGCAGAAACGAATCGTGGGAAAAGGACAACCAGattttagtaaaaaatttacagccTTACACAAAGTACAGG tttcgcGTAGCCGTGATCCTGAAATCGACTCAGCACTCTAGGGAATCAATTGCTTCAGCTCCTAGTGTTCCAATCTTGACTAAACCCGAGGGTTTTCCATTGTCACCACCGGTAATTGTTAGGGCGGCAGCGGTAGATTGCTGCCGCGTGTCCGTGTCTTGGGAACCGGGACCGTTTCCAAACGGCCCACTTTTGTCCTATGTCCTGCGGCTGCAAGGGGGCAATTATTCCACGCTTAAG GATATTTCAGCTGTTGAAAATGTGACAGACCATTACATGTTTCAAAATCTGACGCCCCACCAAAACTATTCTGTGAGCATAACGATGAGGAATAGCGAAGGGGAGGGACCTCCTGCCGTAATATACATTTCAACAACGCCCGAGCCAgctg TTACAGACATGCAACTACCGATACTGATTCTTGGGGGAGAGCACCAGGTGAAGAAGCAGGTCGCCGACTTGTTAGAAAATCCAGTCTTGATCTATGAAACGGCCAACAAAATTTGCGGTGTCGCGATACACGTTGCCTCTGGACAAGTATTCGTATCGGATTCAGGTGGCTACGTTTATCGAACATCGGTTGATGAAAGAACCGATCCTGTTGTCGTGCTGAGCCCGGACCAAGTGAACTTCAAGCCACTGAGTTTATCCGTTGATTGGCTGAACTTGCATCTGTACGTCTTGGGAGAAGTCAAACACGCAACGACCGTCTGGCAAATAGCTCGTTGCAACCTGGATGGACGGGGACTGACCGTTGCGGTCGCAGCTTTTTTGTCCAAGCCTTCGCACATCGAAGTTGATCCGTACAACGGGTACCTGTTTTGGGTCAGCAAAGATGGATTATCTCGTTTGGATTTAGCCGATATTAGCAACGGTGTGAAGCACGAG ACACAGCCAGACCTTATACTCGAAGATTCGCATCTGGAGGCATTTATGGTCGATCACAGAAATTTTCGTCTGCTGATACCACATCCTATGCAAAACACGGTGTTATCGGTTACTTTGGATGGTAGAGAAGTCTCGAATCTCCGAGCGAACACTCAGCAGCCGCAATTTCAGAACGTCGTTTCACTGGCTATGGCCAACGGTTTGTTTTATTGGGCAAACGGAAGGGATATACTAACGGAAGACTATCATCCAGGCCAGAACAGATACTTTCATAACTCGTATCCCTACAA GTCTTGCTACAGCGTAAATGTGCTGATGGACGCCAGTCAACCAGCTCCAGTTCCTGTCAATCCACCGACCGGTGTTCAGGCTGTTCTTGGAGCCGAAATGGCAAAGGTTTCTTGGAGAGCGCCGTATCTGCTCGGAGGACAGGGTAAAGGAGCTTGGCAAAACTGGTCCTACGAATTAGAAATCAAAGACGAAATAACCGGGAAAGCTGTTCATCAAAAAGGAATCCGTTTATTGTCTCACACTGTTCATCGATTGAGAGAGAGAACTAAGTATTCGATAAAGGCTGCGGCATATACGAGCGCCGGACGAGGTCCCTGGTCTACAGAATTTCGAGGACGAACATTGAG AGATCCAAAAGGCGAGCCCTACGCTTCTATATTGTGGTCCGCGACTGAAGGATTATTGAAGAGTGACGTGACCGGAGAAAACGTGGAGACTTTGATACACAGGGCAAGCTGGAAGGACTCTGAAATGCAGTATCACATTGTCGACGTTGCGTGGTACAAAGACCTGCTCTACTTGGTCGGTAATAACTCGGTTTTGTACTGCTATAACACGACTAGCCATGAGAATAACAGAATGCACATAAATTCCGTTGGAAGCGTCGCTGTCGATTGGATATCGAAAAAACTCTACTGGGCAAATCCAAATCAGCAAATA ATAACCAGAGCAAACTTGGATGGAACTCATCAAGAACCAATGTCAATACTGGCAATTGTCAAGGAATTGATGATAGACTCGTTGGAAGCCTATTTGTATTGGTCGACTGGATATGCGGTCGAAGTATCGAGACTTAATGGCCAAGACAGAAGATTCTATTATTccgatgaaatatttatcggtAAGCAAGTAATGGGTTTGACGTTGGATACGGAGAACAAGTTTGTGTATTGGATTGTCAGGAGTTACGAAAGCGGATCGATACTCTACAAAGCACCAACGTCCGAAAGAATACCtttgaatgataaaattattccagagcag GTTTCGGCGTTACAATATCCTAACATACAAGGGCCACTTTGTTACTTTTCGGAGCACTTGCTGTGGCTCCAAGATGATAGAAATGCAGTTATCGGAGATTTGTCTGGTCAAAACACAGCCATTATCAACGGAATAACCTTGTCCGGTCTTCAGATGGTTGCCATAATGGATCACGCTCTTCACAAGTATCCGAAGAATTTATCTGCGAATAGCATTGTTGTATTACCGTCTGCGGTAAGCATAGACAGCATAAGAGTGGAAGGCAAATGGAACAATTTCAACGTCTCGTGGAACCCtgtgaaaaatgtaaactACGGAACGGTCTTTTACGAGGTGAAATTCGCGGATTATATAAACACGAATACGAATTCAGAAATCACTAAGGAAACAACGATACCTTACCACAAttccgaaatattttcaccatacGCCATATTGGAAGTAACCATAAAAGCGTTCACTTATTGGGGAATGTCACATAACACACGAAAAATTCTGAGATCTCCTCAAGCGAAACCTAGTCAACCAACGAACGCAAGAGGATTCGTTGAATTTGATAAGAAACCACTTAGCGACGAGACTAATATTTCCGCGGTGTTCAG ATGGGATCCACCCGATCATCCCAACGGCTTGATCCAAGTTTACGCAATAGACTGTTGGTACATGCTGGAAGGTATGAATATAGACATTTGCAACTGTCTCAATGTAAATTCGACAATGTTGGAATACCGATTGTATCAGTTGCTGCCGAACACAACTTACTACTTCCGAGTGCAGGCATACACAGAAGTCGGTGGCGGATGGTTCACCGACATCGTCAATATATCAACTGATTACGAAAATCCTGTACCGAAAATATTGGTGGCTACACCAGAGGCTGTGAGAATTTCAGATTTGGACAGACAAATCAACGACACGATAACCAGACATGTCGCTATTGAAGTGGCCTACTCTGCGGTGGAGAATAAAGTATATGGAATAAACGAAATGCAGGAGATGATGCTCGCGGATATCGATAGTCCGAACGTAACAAAAATTCTTAAATTGAACAATACCGCGTCAAGTTTATGCGTCAATTGGGTTACCAGGACCTTATTTTGGACGGAAGCAGATTACGGAGAATCTGTTAGTAGAAATATTATGCGACTGGATTTAACAGCGTGGGAAGCAGGCTATACAATCGCCGAGAAAATAATAACCACTAGGAACGCAACGTTAAATTTGGATATATCACCTCTGACAGG AACATTGTATTGGATCGAGTTAGTTCAAGCCGATCGCGGAGTGACGATGCAATCAAATTTGAACGGAGAAAATGTTCAGTATTTCTTCAACCAAATTGACGACTGCTCGTGTCATTATGCGCCGATTGTGAGACCGGTCATGGCGGTCGACAATACGGACGCCTCTACACCTGTAATTTATTGGGTCTCAATGGAAGGCCACTTGAACATCGCAGACATGGATGGATGTACTTGCAATGTGGTGCTCGGTCCAG GTTTTAACAGAGGTTTACCACCGACGTCATTGACAGTGGACAAGATAAATCTTTACTGGTCAAACGCGGATAAGGACAGTGTTTACTACGTAGAAAAAGCCAATCCGGATGACACCAGAATCAAAAGACTTTACTTGCAAAGCCCGCGTAGTCTTAAAGCCATTGGAAAATCTTTGCAGCCTTATCCAGTTGCCGAATGCTTGGTTCCGAGACAAGTATCTGATAATGTTGAAGTtctgaagaaattttcaaactccaTCAAGATCAAGTTACCTGAACCTGTGCCCCACTTCGCATGTGAGAAATATAATCTTCCGGCAACACTGTATACCATTTACATTACCGAATGCTCCGCGGTAGATTCTACTAAGTGTAGCAAcaacagagaaaaaatgaaactgaagACTTTCAAGAAGGAAATCGAAGTTGAAAATCTTAAACCGTTTAGTAGATACATGTTTCAGCTGAGTTTGAGCAACTACTACAGTGGCTTGGAGTCTTCCAGTCCTGAACCACACCAGGgagtagtaataataacggAGGCAGGAGTTCCAACGAGGCCAGAAAATGTCGAAGTTCAAGCACTAACGCCTACTTTAGCGGCGGTTAGTTGGCTGCCACCAAAAATATTGAACGGAGCAGCTGTTCGCTATGAAATTCATTGGAGACCAGTGCAGCTTGTTAACGGAATGAGACACAACGGCGAACAGTCGATTAAACACACCGAGCAATCTTCGGATGGAAAACTATCTGCGACGCTGCAGTCATTATTGCCGGGACAAGATTACCTGATATGTGTTCGCGCTTACTCGACTTCCAGTGCTATTTACAACGAAAGCCTTCCTCAATTCCTGAAAATGTATCCAGAACCAAACAACTTGACGCTGACTGGTACCAGTGTCAACTCGATGAACATATCATGGGTGCCGAATAAAAATCTGACTATTGACTACAGTCTGCAATACTCGATAGTGGGATCGGACAAATGGCAGACAGTTGTCAATCCGATACTTCGAAATGATAAGGTGGAATTCCACATTCGTAAACTGCAACCGAAAACTTTCTACAGATTTAAATTGACGCTAAGGTATCCAATTTATAAGCTTAACGTCACCTGGCCGTCAGACGCGAGATTTACTTTCCAAACATCAG GCGATGTTCCAAGCGCTCCTGGAACTCCCACAATAACGAAGGTGCGTGGTCCGGTCTATCAAGTTAATTGGGAGCCTGCACACGCTCGTGGATCTTCGATCACGTTGTATCGTCTTGAAGGAACCATCTTAGAAGATTCCGATACTATGGATAAACGTCGCAACGAAACTAGCGAATGGCGCCTCTACTATAACGGGACAGACACTTACTGGATAATCCCAGACGAAATGGTGCAAAAGTACCAATTTCGAGTTCAAGCAAAGAACGCGTATGGCCTTGGAACTTGGAGTAAAGCCAGCGCAGTGGTTGACTTAAGTGAGGCTGGGAGTGGAATATTTGTCCCACCGCAACACCTGGGATTGATACTAGGACTCAGTGTTCCTCTGATCCTCGGAGTGATGCTATTATGTTTTGGCTTTTTCCTTTGTC TCTACCGGCAACGTAAAGAGGATAAAAAGGCAGTAATTCCACCAGCTGCGCCGGACGTTGAATTAGCAACGTTACGTGAAATTCCGCGCGGAAATTTTATGCAGTCAAACACGTTGTACGCAACTGCGACGCAAGACGACCCGGACGACTCTTCGCTGCCAAAGATAAAAAGGGAGCAAATAACGCTGGCCAAATTCCTGGGTAGCGGTGCATTCGGAGAG GTTTTTCAAGGCATTGCGAAGGACCTGGACGGTCCTGGAATAACTGGAGTGGCTATAAAGACTCTTAGAAAAGGGGCGTCTGCGCAAGAGAAGACTGAATTTTTACGCGAGGCTCGACTTATGAGTCCCTTCAGGCACAAGCACGTTCTTCGACTGCTTGGAGTTTGCCTAGACACAGATCCGCCGCTGCTGGTGTTGGAGCTAATGAAGGCTGGGGATCTGTTGACGTATTTGAGAGCCAGCCGCTGTCTACAGCCATCGGATCCCTGTGCTCTTAGACTTCAAGATCTTCTTGCTATGTGCGAAGATGTGGCGAGAGGCTGCCAATACCTGGAGGAACTTCATTTTGTTCACAGAGACCTAGCTTGCAGGAACTGCCTGGTATCCGCCAGGGACAGAGAGAACCGTGTGGTAAAAATTGGAGACTTCGGACTCGCAAGAGACATCTATAAAAACGATTACTACCGCAAG GAGGGCGAAGGCCTACTGCCGGTACGATGGATGGCACCGGAGTCTCTGGTGGATGGGGTATTTACCTCTCAAAGTGACGTGTGGGCGTTCGGTGTTTTGATGTGGGAAATCACTTCCCTGGGCCAGCAGCCGTACCCGGCAAGAACAAATCTGGAAGTGCTATACCACGTTAGAGCTGGCGGAAGACTGCCAAAGCCGCTAAATTGTCCAACGCCGTTACATCAGTTGATGCTGCGCTGCTGGAGCACGGCGGATGCTAGACCCAGTTTTAAGGCTTGTTTGGATCATATAATAACGCTCAGAAGCAGAACAGAAGATGCCGCGATCAGCCCTGCACATGCTGGCCATTACTTATCTAAACAAG GCGTGTCTAACATGGCTTACTTTGCTGATGAGAATCAAAATCATAACCACTCAG gCAACTCCTGGAAATCTACAAGCTCCGAAGGCAGTAGAGACATGCAGCCATTTTTACCCGATTCTTGCAACACGACGGCACTATTAGCGTCCGGCGAAATTCCGAAATATTTAGAATTAATAGCAGATAACGACGTACCTGATGTTAGAGATACTCCGACTGGTGGCTATGAAGTACCGAGACCCGTACAGTGCCTGGATAAAAATGAAGTTCAAAAGGAAAGCAAAATACCAGAACTATCAGATTCGCAAAATGAAAGCTCAAACTTGGATAGTGAACAATTGGAAGATGTTGTAAATCAAAAAAGAGAATCGGCGAATAACTTTGACTTGACGGAACCAAAAAGAGCCTCCATTTCCAGCACAGGAgaaaaattctgcattttgGATAGCTCAAGGTTGGCTAATCATGTTTCCAAATGTATAGCCGTGACGAACTCTCCGAGTTCCATTGACGACAGTCGCAAGAGCGAAAAAATCTCAACAGAAATCAGAGGATCGCTGACTAGTTTGAGCGGTAGAAGCAGCAGCTCCCACGGCTCGTCGACAAGCTTGACTCCTTCTAGGCCAAGCTCGTCGTTATTGAATTCTCAGAATACTTTGCCATTGAAGAAGAATGGGGCAACTAAGCAAAACATTCTATCCAGCGATACGAATAGTGGAAGAaatacaatttcgaaattaaGCAGGACACATTCAATTCTGCAAAACGGGAAAGCGAATATACCTTTAGCAATAAATAGTGCCTTACTGAATTCTCTCAGGCAAACACCAGACGCAGGTGAAGATGGAAATGAGATCGCTACCTATACAAATATAAACTCTGACGCGGTCAGAGTAAATGGGTAA